A genomic region of Pseudomonas abietaniphila contains the following coding sequences:
- a CDS encoding YcfL family protein has product MRHTIFGLIALVLLAGCATPPPPAPGSAASKVVAMGDLKNIDIGPMRVARENGFMTVNVSLRNTSSYNKTLYYRFAWLGSDGFPVAEPETWKSLTLYGSQSSFLPAIAPVPKASDFRFEVKTP; this is encoded by the coding sequence ATGCGTCACACGATTTTTGGCTTGATCGCACTGGTGTTGCTCGCCGGCTGTGCAACACCACCCCCTCCAGCGCCCGGCAGTGCCGCCAGCAAGGTGGTTGCCATGGGTGATCTGAAAAACATTGATATCGGGCCGATGCGCGTCGCCCGCGAAAACGGCTTCATGACCGTCAACGTTTCGCTGCGCAACACCAGCAGTTACAACAAGACATTGTATTACCGCTTCGCCTGGCTCGGCAGCGACGGGTTCCCCGTCGCCGAGCCGGAAACCTGGAAAAGCCTGACGCTGTATGGCTCGCAGAGCAGCTTCCTGCCCGCCATCGCCCCGGTGCCGAAGGCCTCTGACTTCCGCTTCGAAGTCAAAACCCCTTAA
- a CDS encoding COG3014 family protein: protein MSSRALIALALIATVQLTGCAAFRNYDTELQQTNQQLSAGNVDGALMILEKNNSGDDKDLLYYFEKGELLRSRGDIPGSQTAWRHADQTVLAWEDSVKLDSGKYLAQFGSFLVNDKVRRYEGYDYEKVMLTTQMALNLLAQNDFDGARTEIKKTHEREAVIAELRDKQYLKSEDEAKSQGVTTQYKDLRGYPVESLDAPEVVGLKNSYQSAFSHYLSGFVYEALGEKDLAAPGYRQAAELRPNTPFLDQALLNLDAAGSKNTATEGSEVLIVVQTGFAPARDSVRIPLPLPISNNLVITPLSFPVVKADTSTPFFNQIGVDGQPVNLTALNSTTAMSRRALRDDMPGIIVRTTVRAITRGVTQKKLNETNPLAGLAVGLASAVTEGADTRTWRTLPDNTLVARMRLKPGEHQVVLPSSVGGTRVQLKIDRPYQVITLRAIGNQVYTSGLAAHVMTSSLPQAVAVNKP, encoded by the coding sequence ATGTCTTCCCGCGCATTGATTGCACTCGCACTGATCGCGACCGTGCAACTGACTGGTTGTGCCGCTTTCCGTAATTACGACACCGAACTGCAGCAGACCAACCAGCAGCTGAGCGCCGGCAACGTGGACGGGGCGCTGATGATCCTGGAGAAGAACAACTCTGGCGACGACAAAGACCTGCTCTATTACTTTGAGAAAGGTGAACTGTTGCGCTCCCGGGGCGACATTCCCGGCAGCCAGACCGCCTGGCGCCACGCCGACCAGACCGTCCTGGCCTGGGAAGACTCGGTAAAACTCGACAGCGGCAAATACCTCGCCCAGTTTGGAAGCTTCCTCGTCAACGACAAAGTGCGTCGCTACGAAGGCTATGACTACGAGAAAGTCATGCTGACCACGCAGATGGCGCTGAACCTGCTGGCGCAGAACGATTTCGACGGTGCTCGCACCGAGATCAAGAAGACCCATGAGCGCGAAGCCGTCATTGCCGAGCTGCGCGACAAGCAATACCTCAAGAGTGAAGACGAGGCCAAAAGCCAGGGCGTGACGACTCAGTACAAGGACCTGAGGGGTTATCCCGTCGAGTCCCTTGATGCACCCGAAGTGGTAGGCCTGAAGAACAGCTATCAAAGCGCATTCAGCCACTACCTGTCCGGCTTCGTCTATGAAGCGCTGGGCGAAAAAGACCTCGCGGCTCCAGGCTACCGTCAGGCTGCCGAACTGCGCCCGAACACGCCCTTTCTGGATCAGGCACTGCTGAACCTGGATGCCGCTGGCAGCAAGAACACCGCGACCGAGGGCAGTGAGGTCCTGATCGTCGTGCAGACCGGCTTCGCGCCGGCACGTGACTCGGTTCGCATCCCGCTGCCATTACCGATCAGCAACAATCTGGTGATCACCCCTCTGTCGTTCCCGGTCGTCAAAGCCGACACATCGACACCGTTTTTCAATCAGATCGGTGTCGATGGGCAACCGGTCAATCTCACCGCTCTTAACAGCACCACCGCAATGTCCCGTCGCGCACTGCGTGATGACATGCCCGGCATCATCGTGCGCACCACGGTGCGGGCGATCACCCGGGGCGTGACGCAGAAGAAACTCAACGAAACGAACCCGCTGGCGGGCCTGGCTGTCGGCCTTGCGTCGGCGGTCACCGAAGGCGCAGACACGCGCACCTGGCGCACGCTGCCGGACAACACCCTCGTCGCCCGTATGCGTCTCAAGCCAGGCGAGCATCAGGTGGTTCTGCCGTCCTCGGTCGGCGGCACGCGTGTGCAGCTCAAGATCGACCGCCCTTACCAAGTGATCACGCTGCGCGCCATCGGCAATCAGGTGTACACCAGCGGCCTCGCGGCTCACGTGATGACTTCGAGCCTGCCCCAGGCCGTGGCCGTCAACAAACCCTGA
- a CDS encoding cytochrome c/FTR1 family iron permease, protein MFSPSRFMARLVLTVLSLLGTHAWADTVDGAAQALHLLDYVSADYPPTVSDGKVVDDAEYKEQVEFLGALEGLIIALPARAERAALEQGVKALQIAVEQKQDGAQVARQARQLGAKLAVAYEVSQAPVITPDAARGAPLYAQHCSVCHGDAGAGDGPAGIGLTPPPANLRDAARLDRLSLYDIYNTLGLGIEGTDMPSFADQLDDRQRWDVATYIASFSADAAAAVQGQTFNLADLARQTPAEISAAEGPQAAAAFRAQRAQPPQVQRGPAQLLDYTSMTLDKSLAAYQSGDREQAYDLSVAAYLEGFELVESSLDNVDANVRKDTEKALMAYRQSLQDGLPVAQAAQKLEAAKLKLKASASLLGNDGLSTSLSFISGLLILLREGLEAILVLAAILAFLRNTGQQSAVRSVNVGWGLALLAGLGTWALAAYVIDVSGSQRELLEGATALFASVMVLWLGVWMHDRRHAAAWQDYIKTSLVGGGGRFGFAVLAFFSVYRELFEVILFYETLWLQAGPAGHNAVLAGGATALVLLIGLAWVILRGSAKLPLAMFFGINAALLCALSVVFAGHGVKALQEAGIFGTRPVPFFEFDWLGIHADAYSLAAQTVALVAIAVLYGRSRWAERRRTETA, encoded by the coding sequence ATGTTTTCCCCCTCCCGCTTCATGGCCCGGCTGGTTCTGACCGTGCTGAGCCTGCTCGGCACTCACGCCTGGGCAGACACTGTGGACGGTGCTGCCCAGGCATTGCACCTGCTGGACTACGTCAGTGCGGACTATCCGCCCACCGTCTCCGACGGCAAGGTCGTGGATGATGCCGAGTACAAGGAGCAGGTCGAGTTTCTCGGCGCGCTGGAAGGGCTGATCATTGCGCTGCCGGCGCGGGCCGAACGCGCAGCGCTGGAGCAGGGCGTCAAAGCGTTGCAAATCGCAGTCGAGCAAAAGCAGGACGGTGCGCAGGTTGCGCGTCAGGCCCGGCAACTGGGCGCGAAGCTGGCCGTTGCTTATGAGGTGAGTCAGGCGCCGGTGATTACGCCGGATGCCGCACGAGGCGCGCCGCTGTACGCGCAGCATTGCTCGGTCTGTCATGGCGACGCGGGGGCGGGCGACGGCCCCGCGGGAATCGGCCTGACGCCGCCTCCTGCCAACCTGCGTGATGCGGCGCGGCTGGACCGGCTGAGCCTCTATGACATCTACAACACGCTCGGATTGGGTATCGAAGGCACGGATATGCCTTCGTTCGCCGATCAGCTCGATGATCGCCAGCGTTGGGACGTGGCGACTTACATCGCAAGCTTCAGCGCCGATGCCGCCGCTGCCGTTCAGGGCCAGACATTCAATCTCGCCGATCTGGCTCGGCAAACGCCGGCTGAAATCAGTGCCGCTGAAGGCCCGCAAGCTGCAGCGGCATTCCGGGCTCAACGCGCTCAGCCGCCGCAGGTTCAGCGGGGTCCTGCGCAGTTGCTCGATTACACCAGCATGACGCTGGACAAGAGCCTGGCGGCTTATCAGTCCGGCGACCGCGAACAGGCTTACGACTTGTCCGTGGCGGCCTACCTGGAAGGCTTCGAGCTGGTGGAAAGTTCACTGGATAACGTCGACGCCAATGTGCGCAAGGACACCGAGAAGGCGTTGATGGCCTATCGGCAATCGTTGCAGGACGGCTTGCCCGTTGCCCAGGCTGCACAAAAGCTTGAGGCGGCGAAGCTCAAGCTCAAGGCCTCGGCGAGTCTCTTGGGCAACGATGGCCTGAGCACTTCGTTGAGCTTCATTTCCGGCCTGTTGATCCTGTTGCGAGAAGGTCTGGAAGCGATTCTGGTGCTGGCGGCGATCCTGGCGTTCCTGCGCAATACCGGGCAGCAATCGGCTGTGCGCAGCGTCAACGTGGGTTGGGGCCTGGCGTTGCTGGCAGGGCTGGGGACTTGGGCGTTGGCTGCGTATGTGATCGATGTCAGCGGCTCCCAGCGCGAATTGCTGGAGGGGGCGACCGCATTGTTCGCCAGCGTCATGGTGTTGTGGCTCGGCGTGTGGATGCATGACCGCCGTCACGCCGCCGCTTGGCAGGATTACATCAAGACCAGCCTGGTTGGCGGTGGCGGGCGCTTCGGCTTCGCGGTGCTGGCGTTTTTCTCGGTCTACCGCGAGCTGTTCGAAGTGATCCTGTTCTACGAAACCTTGTGGTTGCAAGCAGGTCCCGCCGGGCATAACGCTGTATTGGCTGGCGGCGCGACGGCGCTCGTGCTGCTGATCGGGTTGGCGTGGGTGATTCTTCGTGGCTCGGCCAAGTTGCCGCTGGCCATGTTCTTCGGTATCAATGCGGCGCTGTTGTGTGCCTTGTCGGTGGTGTTCGCCGGTCATGGCGTCAAGGCGCTGCAAGAGGCCGGAATTTTCGGGACCCGTCCGGTGCCGTTCTTCGAGTTCGATTGGCTGGGCATCCATGCCGATGCCTACTCATTGGCGGCACAGACTGTGGCGTTGGTCGCGATTGCGGTGCTGTATGGCAGAAGCCGATGGGCGGAGAGGCGTCGGACCGAAACCGCCTGA
- a CDS encoding YaiI/YqxD family protein — protein sequence MRVWIDADACPKAARDQVVKFALKRQFEVVLVAGQAVPRPSYALVKLIVVPSGPDAADDYLVEHAVPGELVICSDVPLADRLVKKGVAALDPRGKEFDAQNMGERLAVRNLFTDLREQGQAGGGQGTYGDREKQAFANSLDRILTRLVRG from the coding sequence ATGCGTGTCTGGATCGACGCCGATGCTTGCCCCAAAGCGGCAAGAGATCAGGTGGTCAAGTTCGCCCTCAAGCGTCAGTTCGAGGTCGTGCTGGTGGCGGGTCAAGCCGTACCCCGGCCTTCGTATGCGCTGGTCAAGCTGATCGTGGTGCCCAGCGGTCCCGACGCTGCCGACGACTACCTGGTGGAGCACGCCGTTCCGGGGGAGTTGGTGATCTGCAGCGACGTTCCGCTCGCGGATCGTCTGGTGAAGAAGGGCGTTGCCGCGCTGGACCCGCGAGGCAAGGAGTTCGATGCCCAGAACATGGGTGAGCGGCTGGCGGTTCGCAACCTGTTCACCGACCTGCGCGAACAAGGACAGGCGGGAGGCGGGCAGGGCACCTATGGCGATCGTGAAAAGCAGGCCTTCGCCAACTCGCTGGACCGGATCTTGACCCGGTTGGTGCGAGGCTGA
- the elbB gene encoding isoprenoid biosynthesis glyoxalase ElbB has product MSKKVAVILSGCGVQDGAEIHESVLTLLRLNQRGAEVKCFAPNIAQHHVINHLTGEEMPETRNVLVESARIARGDIEDIREADISEFDALIIPGGFGAAKNLSNFAAEGSSCKVQAEVLAMAEAFAEAGKPIGLICVSPALAAKIYGPGVTCTIGNDPDTAAKITKMGGNHEQCDVADIVEDKDRKLVSTPGYMVAKSIGEAAAGINKLVDRVLELVQENEERAST; this is encoded by the coding sequence ATGAGCAAGAAAGTGGCCGTCATTCTTTCAGGTTGCGGCGTCCAGGACGGCGCAGAAATCCATGAGAGCGTGCTCACCCTGCTGCGCCTGAACCAGCGTGGCGCCGAGGTAAAGTGCTTTGCGCCGAACATTGCGCAACATCACGTCATCAACCACCTGACCGGCGAAGAAATGCCCGAAACCCGCAACGTGCTGGTGGAATCGGCACGCATCGCTCGTGGGGACATCGAAGACATCCGCGAAGCCGACATCAGCGAATTCGACGCACTGATCATCCCCGGCGGCTTCGGCGCCGCGAAGAACCTCTCCAACTTCGCCGCCGAAGGCTCCAGCTGCAAGGTTCAGGCTGAGGTGCTCGCCATGGCTGAAGCGTTTGCCGAAGCGGGCAAACCCATTGGCCTGATCTGCGTCTCGCCGGCGCTTGCCGCGAAGATCTACGGCCCGGGCGTCACCTGTACCATCGGCAACGATCCTGACACCGCCGCCAAGATCACCAAAATGGGCGGTAACCATGAACAATGCGACGTCGCCGACATCGTCGAAGACAAGGACCGCAAACTGGTCAGCACGCCGGGTTACATGGTCGCCAAATCGATCGGCGAAGCAGCGGCGGGCATCAACAAGCTCGTGGATCGGGTGCTGGAGTTGGTGCAGGAGAACGAGGAACGGGCTTCGACCTGA
- a CDS encoding sterol desaturase family protein — MNFILYAVPFFFVLIAVELLADHWRKVNNYRVADAINSLSTGVLSTTTGLLTKGVGLVTYAFALDHLTLWRLSAESVWVWVFAFILYDLCYYWLHRLGHERNILWAAHSVHHQSEDYNLSTALRQTSTGFLLSWIFYLPLAVIGVPLVVFVAVASLNLLYQFWVHTRHIPKLGWFEWIFVTPSNHRAHHAQNLIYMDRNYGGVFIVWDRLFGTFQEELDEEPPIFGVTTPLRSWSPLWANVQFYAQLAADARRTTSWRDKLRIWFMPTGWRPADVAARYPMTKPDLSQFRKFDVPLSLAQQLYVGIQFALYTLLGSYLLSNGDVLPWPALIVGWAWVAWGLFVFGAALENRPATLKLEGLRLAANLPLMALAPLVGLWPVTSLGWSVLLTYTALSAIAVYCARGRFTRLAGS; from the coding sequence ATGAATTTCATTCTGTACGCAGTGCCGTTTTTCTTTGTGCTGATCGCTGTCGAACTTCTCGCCGATCACTGGCGCAAGGTCAATAACTACCGGGTCGCGGACGCGATCAACAGCCTGAGCACCGGCGTGTTGTCGACCACCACAGGCTTGTTGACCAAGGGCGTGGGGCTGGTGACGTATGCCTTCGCGCTGGATCATCTCACGCTGTGGCGGCTGTCTGCCGAAAGCGTCTGGGTCTGGGTGTTCGCCTTCATTCTCTACGACCTCTGCTACTACTGGCTGCACCGTCTGGGCCATGAGCGCAACATCCTCTGGGCGGCGCATTCGGTGCATCACCAGAGCGAGGACTACAACCTTTCGACCGCCTTGCGCCAGACCAGCACCGGGTTTCTTCTGAGCTGGATCTTCTACCTTCCGCTGGCCGTCATCGGCGTGCCGCTGGTGGTGTTCGTCGCGGTTGCTTCGCTCAATCTGCTGTATCAGTTCTGGGTCCACACGCGGCACATTCCCAAGCTCGGTTGGTTCGAATGGATCTTCGTCACGCCGTCCAATCACCGTGCCCATCATGCACAGAACCTTATCTACATGGATCGCAACTACGGCGGGGTGTTCATTGTTTGGGACCGACTGTTTGGCACATTTCAGGAGGAGCTGGACGAAGAGCCGCCGATTTTCGGTGTGACGACGCCGTTGAGAAGCTGGAGCCCGCTGTGGGCCAACGTGCAGTTCTATGCCCAGCTGGCGGCGGATGCACGGCGTACGACGTCCTGGCGCGACAAGCTGAGGATCTGGTTCATGCCCACCGGATGGCGACCCGCCGATGTCGCGGCCCGATACCCCATGACCAAGCCGGATTTGAGTCAGTTCCGCAAATTCGATGTGCCACTGAGCCTGGCGCAGCAGCTGTACGTCGGCATTCAGTTCGCGCTGTACACCCTGCTCGGCAGCTATCTGCTGTCCAACGGCGACGTGTTGCCGTGGCCGGCACTGATCGTGGGTTGGGCGTGGGTCGCATGGGGATTGTTCGTGTTTGGCGCGGCGCTGGAGAACAGGCCGGCGACGTTGAAGCTTGAGGGGTTGAGGCTGGCGGCGAACCTGCCGTTGATGGCGTTGGCACCCTTGGTGGGTCTGTGGCCGGTCACTTCATTGGGATGGTCAGTCTTGCTGACTTACACCGCGTTGAGCGCAATCGCAGTGTATTGCGCTCGGGGGCGTTTCACTCGTCTGGCCGGTTCTTGA
- a CDS encoding DedA family protein, translated as MMLQHFLQEFGYFALFLGTFFEGETILVLAGFLAFRGYMDINLVVVVAFFGSYAGDQLWYFMGRKHGRKLLARKPRWQMLGDRALEHIRKHPDIWVLSFRFVYGLRTVMPVAIGLSGYPPGRYLLLNGIGAAVWAAALGAAAYKFGAVLEGLLGNVKKYELWVLGALLLIGGLLWIRRRIKSARIAREAKLAAVPATVDVKNRPDE; from the coding sequence ATGATGCTCCAGCATTTTTTACAAGAATTTGGCTACTTCGCCCTTTTCCTCGGCACCTTTTTCGAAGGCGAGACCATTCTTGTTCTTGCCGGATTTCTTGCGTTTCGTGGGTACATGGACATCAATCTGGTCGTGGTGGTTGCCTTCTTCGGCAGCTACGCAGGCGATCAGCTCTGGTATTTCATGGGGCGCAAGCACGGTCGCAAACTTCTGGCCCGGAAACCGCGCTGGCAGATGCTTGGCGACCGCGCGCTGGAGCATATCCGCAAACACCCGGACATCTGGGTGCTGAGCTTCCGTTTTGTGTATGGCCTGCGCACGGTCATGCCGGTGGCGATTGGCTTGTCCGGCTATCCGCCAGGTCGCTATTTGTTGCTTAACGGTATCGGGGCGGCAGTATGGGCGGCAGCGCTGGGCGCGGCTGCCTATAAATTTGGTGCCGTGCTGGAAGGCCTACTGGGTAACGTCAAGAAATACGAGCTGTGGGTTCTCGGCGCTCTGCTGCTGATCGGCGGTCTGTTGTGGATACGCCGTCGCATCAAGAGCGCGCGCATTGCCCGTGAAGCCAAACTGGCCGCCGTACCGGCCACGGTCGACGTCAAGAACCGGCCAGACGAGTGA
- the ppk1 gene encoding polyphosphate kinase 1, which translates to MSTEGTTEAAVEIEPQVLTQEVTSMVEPTIEVVPALEPAPPVMPALVIPNLDDSSLYIHRELSQLQFNIRVLEQALDESYPLLERLKFLLIFSSNLDEFFEIRVAGLKKQITFAREQAGADGLQPHQALARISELVHGHVDRQYAILNDILLPELEKHQVRFIRRRNWTAKLKTWVRRYFRDEIAPIITPIGLDPTHPFPLLVNKSLNFIVELEGVDAFGRDSGLAIIPAPRLLPRIIRVPEDVGGPGDNYVFLSSMIHAHADDLFQGMKVKGCYQFRLTRNADLALDSEDVEDLARALRGELFSRRYGDAVRLEVADTCPKQLSDYLLKQFNLSETELYQVNGPVNLTRLFSITGLDSHPELQYAPFTPAIPKLLQNSENIFNVISKQDILLLHPFESFTPVVDLLRQAAKDPHVLAVRQTLYRSGANSEIVDALVDAARNGKEVTAVIELRARFDEESNLQLASRLQAAGAVVIYGVVGFKTHAKMMLILRREAGEIVRYAHLGTGNYHAGNARLYTDYSLLTSDDALCEDVGKLFSQLIGMGKTLRMKKLLHAPFTLKKGMLDMIARETQFAAEGKPAHIIAKFNSLTDPKIIRALYKASQTGVKIDLVVRGMCCLRPGVPGVSHNIQVRSIIGRFLEHTRVFYFLNGGDEQMFLSSADWMERNLDKRVETCFPVEGKKLILRVKKELEGYLTDNTHSWLLQPDGRYIRSTPTGNQNARNVQASLLEKLSNPVLSVR; encoded by the coding sequence ATGAGCACCGAAGGAACTACCGAAGCCGCCGTTGAAATTGAACCCCAGGTCCTGACTCAGGAAGTCACCTCGATGGTCGAGCCGACCATCGAGGTGGTGCCAGCGCTGGAGCCCGCGCCGCCGGTCATGCCCGCCCTGGTGATTCCCAACCTGGATGACAGCAGTCTCTACATCCACCGCGAGTTGTCGCAGTTGCAGTTCAACATTCGCGTACTGGAACAGGCACTGGACGAGTCCTATCCACTGCTTGAGCGGCTCAAGTTCCTGCTGATTTTCTCCAGCAACCTGGATGAATTCTTCGAAATTCGTGTCGCAGGCCTGAAGAAGCAAATCACCTTTGCCCGCGAACAGGCGGGTGCCGACGGCCTCCAGCCGCACCAGGCGCTGGCGCGCATCAGCGAGCTGGTGCACGGCCACGTTGACCGGCAGTACGCCATCCTCAACGACATCCTGTTGCCCGAGCTTGAGAAGCATCAGGTGCGCTTCATCCGTCGTCGTAACTGGACCGCTAAGCTGAAAACCTGGGTTCGTCGCTATTTCCGCGATGAAATCGCACCGATCATCACACCGATCGGCCTGGATCCTACGCACCCGTTCCCGCTCTTGGTGAACAAGTCGCTGAACTTCATTGTCGAGCTGGAAGGTGTCGATGCCTTCGGTCGTGACTCGGGTCTGGCGATCATTCCTGCGCCGCGTCTGCTGCCGCGCATCATCAGGGTGCCGGAAGACGTCGGCGGACCGGGCGACAACTACGTGTTCCTGTCGTCGATGATTCACGCCCACGCCGATGACCTGTTCCAGGGCATGAAGGTCAAGGGCTGCTATCAGTTCCGTCTGACCCGTAACGCTGACCTGGCGCTGGATTCCGAAGACGTCGAAGACCTGGCGCGCGCGCTACGTGGCGAATTATTCTCCCGTCGCTATGGTGACGCGGTGCGCCTTGAGGTCGCCGACACGTGCCCGAAACAGCTGTCTGACTACCTGCTCAAGCAGTTCAACCTGAGCGAGACCGAGCTCTACCAGGTCAACGGTCCGGTGAACCTGACGCGCCTATTCAGCATCACTGGCCTGGACAGTCATCCAGAGCTGCAATATGCGCCGTTCACGCCGGCCATTCCGAAGCTGCTGCAGAACAGCGAAAACATCTTCAACGTGATCAGCAAGCAGGACATTCTGCTGCTGCACCCTTTCGAGTCGTTCACGCCGGTCGTGGATTTGCTGCGTCAGGCAGCGAAAGACCCTCACGTGCTGGCCGTGCGTCAGACGCTGTATCGCAGCGGTGCCAACTCGGAAATCGTCGATGCGTTGGTGGACGCCGCGCGTAATGGCAAGGAAGTGACCGCCGTCATCGAACTGCGTGCACGGTTCGATGAAGAGTCCAACCTTCAACTCGCCAGCCGGCTGCAAGCGGCGGGCGCGGTGGTGATCTACGGCGTTGTCGGCTTCAAGACGCACGCCAAGATGATGCTGATCCTGCGCCGCGAGGCGGGCGAGATCGTTCGTTATGCGCATCTGGGCACGGGCAACTACCATGCCGGTAACGCGCGCCTGTACACCGACTACAGCCTGCTGACCTCCGACGATGCCTTGTGCGAAGACGTCGGCAAACTGTTCAGTCAACTGATCGGCATGGGCAAGACGCTGCGCATGAAAAAGCTGCTGCACGCGCCATTCACCCTCAAGAAAGGCATGCTCGACATGATTGCCCGCGAAACCCAGTTCGCGGCCGAGGGCAAGCCTGCGCACATCATCGCCAAGTTCAACTCCTTGACCGATCCGAAGATCATCCGCGCGTTGTACAAGGCCAGTCAGACGGGCGTGAAGATTGACCTGGTAGTGCGCGGCATGTGCTGCCTGCGTCCGGGCGTGCCGGGTGTGTCGCACAATATTCAGGTGCGTTCGATCATCGGGCGGTTCCTGGAGCACACGCGCGTCTTCTACTTCCTCAATGGCGGCGACGAGCAGATGTTCCTGTCCAGTGCCGACTGGATGGAGCGCAACCTCGACAAGCGTGTCGAGACCTGCTTCCCGGTGGAGGGCAAGAAGCTGATTCTGCGCGTGAAGAAGGAATTGGAAGGGTATCTGACGGACAACACCCACAGCTGGCTGTTGCAGCCGGACGGGCGCTACATCCGCAGCACGCCGACCGGCAACCAGAACGCCCGCAACGTGCAGGCGTCGCTTCTGGAAAAGCTGAGCAACCCGGTCCTCAGCGTACGCTGA
- the ppx gene encoding exopolyphosphatase — protein sequence MPPSTAKNLSLIAAIDLGSNSFHMVVAKANQGEIRILERLGEKVQLAAGIDDERQLSEESMQRGLDCLKRFAQLINGMPSGAVRIVGTNALREARNRNEFIHRAEEILGHPVEVISGREEARLIYLGVSHTLADTPGKRLVADIGGGSTEFIIGQRFEPLLRESLQMGCVSFTQRYFKDGKITPARYAQAYTAARLEIMSIEHALHRLKWDEAIGSSGTIRAIGLALKAGGHGNGEVNAEGLAWLKRKLMKLGDVDKIDFEGLKPDRRAIFPAGLAILEAIFDALELQRMDHCEGALREGVLYDLLGRHHHEDVRERTLSSLMDRYHVDLEQAARVERKALSALEQVAKAWDLEDDLYRELLSWAAKVHEVGLDIAHYHYHKHGAYLIEHSDLAGFSREDQQMLALLVRGHRRNIPKDKFAEFGDEGVKLIRLCVLLRFAILFHHIRGTQEMPQPVLTADGNNLDILFPDGWLENNQLTQADFGLEAEWLTRVGIVLSVR from the coding sequence ATGCCGCCATCCACCGCCAAAAATCTCTCGCTGATCGCCGCGATCGACTTGGGCTCCAACAGCTTTCATATGGTTGTTGCCAAAGCTAATCAGGGCGAAATCCGCATCCTTGAGCGGCTCGGCGAGAAAGTGCAGCTGGCCGCCGGAATCGACGATGAGCGCCAGCTCAGCGAAGAATCCATGCAGCGCGGGCTCGATTGTCTGAAGCGTTTTGCCCAACTGATCAACGGTATGCCCAGCGGCGCCGTACGAATCGTAGGCACCAACGCCCTGCGCGAAGCGCGCAACCGCAACGAATTCATTCACCGCGCCGAAGAAATCCTTGGCCATCCGGTTGAAGTGATTTCCGGTCGTGAAGAAGCGCGTCTGATCTATCTGGGTGTGTCCCATACGCTGGCGGACACTCCGGGCAAGCGCCTGGTCGCCGACATTGGCGGCGGCAGCACCGAGTTCATCATCGGCCAGCGTTTCGAGCCGCTGCTGCGTGAAAGCCTGCAGATGGGCTGCGTCAGCTTCACTCAGCGCTATTTCAAAGACGGCAAGATCACCCCGGCCCGCTACGCCCAGGCGTACACGGCAGCGCGGCTGGAGATCATGAGCATCGAGCACGCCCTGCATCGCTTGAAGTGGGATGAAGCCATCGGCTCGTCCGGTACGATCCGCGCTATCGGCCTGGCGTTGAAAGCAGGCGGCCACGGCAACGGTGAAGTCAACGCGGAGGGCCTTGCCTGGCTCAAACGCAAACTGATGAAGCTCGGCGATGTGGACAAGATCGACTTCGAAGGCCTGAAACCCGACCGTCGCGCGATTTTTCCAGCGGGTCTTGCCATTCTCGAAGCGATCTTCGACGCCCTTGAACTGCAGCGGATGGACCACTGCGAAGGCGCGTTGCGTGAAGGCGTGCTGTATGACCTGCTCGGTCGCCATCACCACGAAGACGTGCGTGAACGCACCCTGAGCTCACTGATGGACCGTTATCACGTCGATCTGGAACAGGCTGCGCGCGTTGAGCGCAAAGCGCTGTCTGCGCTGGAGCAGGTGGCAAAGGCATGGGATCTGGAAGACGACCTGTACCGCGAGTTGCTGAGCTGGGCGGCCAAGGTGCATGAAGTGGGTCTGGACATCGCCCACTATCACTACCACAAGCACGGTGCGTATCTGATCGAGCACTCCGATCTGGCCGGTTTCTCACGCGAAGACCAACAAATGCTCGCGCTGCTGGTGCGCGGCCATCGTCGCAACATTCCCAAGGACAAGTTCGCCGAGTTTGGCGATGAAGGCGTCAAGCTGATTCGTCTGTGCGTGCTGCTGCGCTTTGCGATCCTGTTTCACCACATTCGCGGCACCCAAGAGATGCCGCAGCCGGTGTTGACCGCCGACGGAAATAACCTCGACATCCTGTTCCCGGATGGCTGGCTGGAAAACAACCAGCTGACTCAGGCCGACTTCGGCCTGGAAGCCGAGTGGCTGACCCGAGTCGGCATCGTCCTCAGCGTACGCTGA